Proteins found in one Luteimonas chenhongjianii genomic segment:
- the apbC gene encoding iron-sulfur cluster carrier protein ApbC, with protein MPHAAARSVQANLSSHPRIRNIIAIGSGKGGVGKSTTAVNLALALAAEGARVGVLDADVYGPSIPTMLGLSGKPDSPDGKSILPMQAHGIEAMSIGLLVDQDTPMIWRGPMATSALTQLLNDTLWGGDEALDYLLVDLPPGTGDIQLTLAQKIPVAGAVIVTTPQDVATLDARKALRMFEKVEVAVLGLVENMAQHVCSNCGHVEHLFGEGGGQRMAAQYGVPLLGSLPLEIGIRAQGDAGVPIVAAMPASPAATAYRATARRLVEELEKRPRAPMSISASLL; from the coding sequence ATGCCGCACGCCGCAGCCCGTTCCGTTCAAGCCAACCTGTCTTCCCACCCCCGCATCCGCAACATCATCGCCATCGGCTCCGGCAAGGGCGGCGTGGGCAAATCCACGACCGCGGTGAACCTTGCGCTTGCGCTGGCGGCCGAGGGGGCGAGGGTGGGCGTGCTGGACGCCGACGTGTACGGGCCCAGCATTCCGACGATGCTGGGACTGTCCGGCAAGCCCGACAGCCCGGACGGCAAGTCCATCCTGCCGATGCAGGCACATGGCATCGAGGCGATGTCGATCGGCCTGCTGGTCGATCAGGACACGCCGATGATCTGGCGTGGACCCATGGCGACGTCCGCGTTGACCCAGCTGCTCAACGACACGTTGTGGGGCGGGGACGAGGCGCTTGATTACCTGCTCGTCGATCTGCCGCCGGGCACCGGCGATATCCAGCTCACGCTGGCGCAGAAGATTCCGGTCGCGGGCGCGGTCATCGTGACCACGCCGCAGGACGTGGCGACGCTGGACGCTCGCAAGGCGCTGCGGATGTTCGAGAAGGTCGAAGTGGCGGTTCTGGGGCTCGTCGAGAACATGGCCCAGCACGTCTGCTCGAATTGCGGCCACGTCGAACACCTGTTCGGCGAGGGCGGTGGCCAGCGCATGGCGGCGCAGTACGGCGTGCCGCTGCTGGGCTCGCTGCCGCTTGAGATCGGCATCCGCGCGCAGGGGGATGCCGGCGTGCCGATCGTCGCCGCGATGCCCGCATCGCCTGCGGCGACGGCCTATCGCGCCACGGCGCGGCGCCTGGTCGAAGAACTCGAGAAGCGCCCGCGCGCGCCGATGTCGATTTCCGCGTCGCTGCTCTGA
- the dcd gene encoding dCTP deaminase, with product MSIKSDRWIRRMSEQPGGMIEPFEPGQIKQDPAGARIVSYGTSSYGYDVRCSREFKVFTNINSTIVDPKHFDPKSFVDIEADECIIPPNSFALARTVEYFRIPRDTLVVCLGKSTYARCGIIVNVTPLEPEWEGHVTLEFSNTTPLPARIYANEGVAQMLFFQSDADDVCETSYKDRGGKYQGQRGVTLPRT from the coding sequence ATGAGCATCAAGAGCGACCGCTGGATCCGCCGCATGTCCGAGCAGCCGGGTGGCATGATCGAGCCCTTCGAGCCCGGCCAGATCAAGCAGGACCCGGCCGGCGCGCGCATCGTCAGTTACGGTACATCGAGCTATGGCTACGACGTGCGCTGTTCGCGCGAGTTCAAGGTGTTCACCAACATCAACTCGACGATCGTCGATCCCAAGCACTTCGACCCCAAGAGCTTCGTCGACATCGAGGCCGACGAGTGCATCATCCCGCCGAATTCGTTCGCGCTGGCGCGCACCGTCGAGTACTTCCGCATTCCGCGCGACACGCTGGTGGTATGCCTGGGCAAGAGCACGTATGCCCGCTGCGGGATCATCGTCAACGTCACGCCGCTCGAGCCGGAGTGGGAAGGGCATGTGACCCTGGAGTTCAGCAACACCACGCCGCTGCCGGCGCGCATCTACGCCAACGAGGGCGTGGCGCAGATGCTGTTCTTCCAGTCGGACGCCGATGACGTCTGCGAGACCTCGTACAAGGATCGCGGCGGCAAGTACCAGGGCCAGCGCGGCGTCACCCTGCCGCGCACCTGA
- a CDS encoding HIT domain-containing protein — protein sequence MSHSGPYILHPQLAEDTHPLALLGLCELRLMDDANYPWLVLVPRIADARELIDLDPDQRRALTDDIDTAARLLRDAFQPYKLNIAALGNMVEQLHIHVIGRERDDPAWPAPVWGRVAARPYTPEQLVTRIASLQAALQG from the coding sequence ATGAGCCATTCCGGCCCGTACATCCTGCACCCGCAACTGGCGGAGGATACCCACCCCCTGGCCCTGCTCGGACTGTGCGAGCTGCGCCTGATGGACGACGCCAACTACCCCTGGCTGGTGCTCGTACCGCGGATCGCCGATGCCCGTGAACTGATCGATCTCGATCCCGACCAGCGACGTGCGCTGACCGACGACATCGACACCGCCGCGCGCCTGCTGCGCGACGCGTTCCAGCCCTACAAACTCAACATCGCCGCGCTCGGCAACATGGTCGAGCAACTGCACATCCACGTGATCGGCCGCGAACGCGACGATCCGGCCTGGCCGGCGCCGGTCTGGGGCCGGGTCGCTGCCAGGCCCTATACGCCCGAGCAGCTGGTCACACGGATCGCCAGCCTCCAGGCAGCGCTGCAAGGCTGA